Sequence from the Rhizobium sp. TH2 genome:
CAGATTGAAAAGCGTGGGTCATCCGGCTTTTCTGATGCTCCCTCATTGCCTCGCATGAGGCCGCCCCTTCGGGGCCGCGGCGAAAGGGGCATGTTGGATCGAATGGATTAGAGAGAGACAGAAATGGCCAATACCCAATCGGCGAAGAAGGCAACCCGCAAGATCGAGCGCCGTACCGAAGTCAACAAGGCTCGCCGTTCGCGCGTCCGCACCTTCATCCGCAAGGTTGAAGAAGCGATTGCATCGGGCGACAAGACCGCCGCCGAAGCCGCCTTGAAGGCCGCTCAGCCGGAATTGCAGCGCGCCGCCACCAAGGGCGTCGTTCATCGCAATACCGCTTCCCGCAAGGTCTCGCGTCTCGCAGCCCGCGTGAAGGCAATCAGCGCCTGATTCTCGGTCTAAGACTGAAGTTCAAGAAGCCTGGCTGGTAGCCGGGCTTTTTCGCGTTTCTGGCGAGTGGTTGAAAACATTGACTCTTTCAGGTCCTTTCGCTGACAATTGTGTGACAAGAAAAATTGAAATAAATCAATCGCTTGTGCGAGGTTCTATTTTCTCAGGCAGCCTTACCTAGCGGCAGGCCGTCACAATCAGCAGTCAAGCGAAATTTTTATTTTC
This genomic interval carries:
- the rpsT gene encoding 30S ribosomal protein S20, with the protein product MANTQSAKKATRKIERRTEVNKARRSRVRTFIRKVEEAIASGDKTAAEAALKAAQPELQRAATKGVVHRNTASRKVSRLAARVKAISA